A part of Actinobaculum sp. 313 genomic DNA contains:
- a CDS encoding methionine/alanine import family NSS transporter small subunit encodes MAPEAIVCMLVSILIIWGGLIGSVTALVQRGHREAREAQTAATEEVLRELLDD; translated from the coding sequence ATGGCTCCCGAAGCAATCGTCTGCATGCTGGTATCAATTCTCATCATCTGGGGTGGGCTAATCGGTTCGGTGACGGCGCTCGTTCAGCGAGGGCACCGCGAGGCACGGGAGGCACAAACTGCCGCCACCGAGGAAGTACTGCGCGAACTTCTCGACGACTGA
- a CDS encoding sodium-dependent transporter: protein MSTRTSRSAAADVGREQWSSQLGFLMAAIGSAVGLGNIWRFPGVAYTNGGGAFIIPYIVALLFVGIPILFLDYSLGHRYRGSAPTVFRRLARRFEWLGWWQVFICFIIMSYYAVIVAWALRYTLFAINEAWGNDAEGFFTRFISVGELTESGTPVFSATPVAGVAIPLAIVWIFGIVVIGLGVTRGVERANRFFMPILVVMFVALVIRALFLPGAMDGLNALFTPRWSSLTDYRVWMAAFGQIFFSLSVGFGIMLTYASYLRKRSNLVGTGLVAAFANSSFEILAGIGVFATLGFMMQAQGTNLADAGISGISLSFITFPTVISQMPGGAVFGVLFFASFSMAGMTSFISIIQVVSPAIAEKFNLTTPVATVVVSLPAAALSFLLFGTASGEYNLDIVDAFINNIGVVGSAIIMCVGVGVVLRRTRTLQRHLDHVSETNLIGAWWRVLVSVVVPILLGYMFVQTAWSYVHDGYAYSPSFELVLGWGTLFVGAVLVAVLTLLPWRTPVDDFVPLELSDRKRTRRAGSGEEARIATQTSSGTATRTGSHDDAAPGELATAATAPAVRTDPATHVPDVAPSFDSNTAQALSDTSNTHDPEVK from the coding sequence GTTTTCCGGGCGTCGCCTACACGAATGGTGGCGGCGCCTTCATCATTCCCTACATTGTGGCTCTACTCTTCGTAGGCATTCCCATCCTCTTCCTGGATTATTCCTTGGGGCACCGCTACCGCGGCTCCGCGCCCACAGTTTTCCGGCGGCTGGCGCGCCGCTTCGAGTGGTTGGGATGGTGGCAGGTCTTCATCTGCTTCATCATTATGAGCTATTACGCAGTTATCGTCGCGTGGGCGCTACGTTACACACTGTTCGCCATCAACGAGGCTTGGGGGAACGACGCCGAAGGATTCTTCACCCGCTTTATCAGCGTTGGCGAGCTGACGGAGTCGGGAACCCCTGTGTTCTCCGCCACTCCGGTTGCCGGGGTTGCGATTCCGCTGGCAATCGTCTGGATCTTCGGCATCGTCGTTATCGGACTGGGCGTGACCCGCGGCGTGGAACGCGCCAACCGTTTCTTCATGCCCATCCTGGTCGTCATGTTCGTCGCTCTGGTGATCCGAGCCCTCTTCCTGCCGGGTGCCATGGACGGACTCAATGCCCTATTCACCCCGCGCTGGTCCTCGCTGACGGATTACCGAGTGTGGATGGCCGCCTTCGGGCAGATATTCTTCTCCTTGTCAGTCGGCTTCGGCATCATGCTGACCTACGCCAGCTACCTGCGCAAACGCTCCAACCTGGTAGGTACTGGTTTGGTTGCTGCCTTCGCCAATTCCTCCTTCGAGATTCTGGCCGGCATCGGCGTGTTCGCAACCCTCGGCTTCATGATGCAGGCACAGGGCACCAACCTGGCCGACGCCGGCATTAGCGGCATCTCTCTATCCTTCATCACTTTCCCAACCGTGATCTCGCAGATGCCAGGCGGAGCCGTCTTCGGCGTGCTCTTCTTCGCCTCCTTCTCAATGGCGGGCATGACCTCCTTTATCTCAATTATCCAGGTCGTTTCTCCCGCCATCGCGGAGAAATTCAATCTGACCACACCGGTGGCAACGGTTGTCGTGAGCCTTCCGGCGGCCGCGCTGTCGTTTCTCCTCTTTGGCACCGCATCGGGAGAATACAATCTCGATATCGTTGACGCCTTCATCAACAACATTGGCGTGGTTGGCTCGGCCATCATCATGTGTGTTGGCGTCGGCGTCGTGTTGCGGCGCACCCGTACCCTGCAACGGCATCTCGATCACGTCTCGGAGACGAATCTGATTGGCGCTTGGTGGAGGGTTCTGGTCTCCGTCGTCGTACCGATATTGCTCGGATACATGTTTGTTCAGACTGCCTGGTCCTATGTGCATGACGGTTACGCTTATTCGCCCAGTTTCGAGCTTGTACTTGGCTGGGGCACGCTTTTCGTGGGCGCAGTGTTGGTGGCGGTGTTAACACTACTTCCCTGGCGCACACCCGTCGACGACTTCGTGCCTTTAGAGCTCAGCGATAGGAAGAGGACCCGGCGCGCAGGCTCGGGCGAAGAGGCACGCATCGCCACGCAGACCTCATCCGGCACCGCTACTCGTACCGGATCTCACGACGACGCCGCACCAGGAGAGCTTGCAACCGCGGCTACCGCTCCGGCAGTACGAACTGATCCGGCAACACATGTTCCCGACGTCGCACCATCCTTTGACTCCAACACCGCGCAAGCACTATCCGACACCTCAAACACGCACGACCCGGAGGTGAAATGA